In Larimichthys crocea isolate SSNF unplaced genomic scaffold, L_crocea_2.0 scaffold624, whole genome shotgun sequence, a genomic segment contains:
- the LOC104940106 gene encoding uncharacterized protein LOC104940106 isoform X1, with translation MDHRYILAWFVFIFCRVDGESLYGLKGLSVSLKPALPDKPADILWKHNGNKAVEFGGYENYVYGTFKNRTTLDWHTADIEITDLRYEDGGNYELEATINNKLHRSSKTLVVIDTVPKPTISCKMNNDSSSKKSGTLECSADYKHSQTRSLLKFEWGSHGNVQPGPQLTISLGHEHDGHEYICNVSNPKSSETTTFTAKDCYPDESSSVPLAVGLAVLFLIIFVVLVLGIAYSCYRKRKACFAVKGDEESPPGSTKNVSDDHNTTAQVEEKEHLLPSSSSNQPPHTGLDGTTALGDGNSQNVNEAYQRDGKTNNGKAPPVRPRGALSPEAAKKEDPAVGLADSEEEKKSHQESSAAPEEPGLETTLSESELKEAEQDGKANVPSDSVFPAKALSPLTQNSPNVDIDKPISTPEKEPAMYGDTALYKQNQTTSTPILCKSLQTLHTKLQIKRVVESSEDEDETA, from the exons ATGGATCATCGGTATATTCTGGCCTGGTTCGTCTTTATCTTCTGCCGGG TTGATGGAGAGTCTCTATATGGACTGAAGGGGCTGAGTGTCAGCTTGAAGCCAGCCCTCCCTGACAAACCTGCGGACATCCTGTGGAAACATAATGGCAACAAAGCGGTAGAGTTTGGTGGATATGAGAATTATGTTTAcggcacatttaaaaacaggacCACTCTTGACTGGCACACTGCAGACATTGAAATCACTGACCTCAGATATGAAGACGGCGGAAACTATGAATTGGAAGCAACCATTAACAACAAGCTTCACCGGTCATCTAAGACATTGGTGGTCATAG ACACGGTTCCCAAGCCCACCATATCCTGTAAGATGAACAATGACAGCAGCTCTAAAAAATCTGGAACGCTGGAATGCTCTGCAGATTACAAACACAGTCAAACTCGATCCTTACTGAAGTTTGAGTGGGGATCACATGGAAATGTGCAGCCTGGTCCACAGTTAACAATATCTCTGGGGCATGAACATGATGGCCATGAATACATTTGTAATGTGAGCAACCCCAAGAGTAGTGAAACAACTACATTTACTGCAAAGGATTGCTACCCTG acGAAAGTTCATCTGTACCATTGGCTGTCGGCCTAGCCGTCctctttttaatcatttttgtgGTGTTGGTTTTGGGTATAGCATATAGCTGCTACAGGAAACGTAAAG CATGTTTTGCAGTGAAGGGAGATGAGGAGTCACCACCTGGTTCAACAAAAA atgtttcagacGATCATAACACGACTGCTCAGGTTGAAGAAAAAGAGcatcttcttccttcctcttcttcaaaTCAACCACCTCACACAG GTTTAGATGGAACGACTGCTCTGGGTGATGGAAATAGCCAAAATGTTAATGAAGCATATCAGCGAG atggGAAAACGAACAATGGCAAGGCTCCTCCTGTCCGTCCACGTGGTGCATTGTCTCCAgaagcagcaaagaaagaggacCCAGCTGTTGGATTGGCCgactcagaggaggagaaaaagtcTCATCAGGAATCCTCCGCTGCTCCTGAAGAGCCAGGTTTGGAAACTACACTGTCTGAGTCAG agtTAAAGGAGGCAGAGCAGGATGGGAAAGCGAATGTTCCTTCAGATAGTGTCTTTCCTGCAAAGGCACTTTCGCCATTAACCCAAAACTCTCCAAATGTGGACATAGACAAACCTATTTCTACACCTGAAAAGGAACCAGCGATGTATGGGGACACAGCCCTATACAAACAAAACCAGACAACGAGCACACCAATACTTTGCAAGAGTCTCCAGACACTCCACACAAAACTCCAGATCAAGAGAGTTGTTGAGTCTagtgaggatgaagatgaaacaGCCTAG
- the LOC104940106 gene encoding lymphocyte function-associated antigen 3 isoform X3, translating into MDHRYILAWFVFIFCRVDGESLYGLKGLSVSLKPALPDKPADILWKHNGNKAVEFGGYENYVYGTFKNRTTLDWHTADIEITDLRYEDGGNYELEATINNKLHRSSKTLVVIDTVPKPTISCKMNNDSSSKKSGTLECSADYKHSQTRSLLKFEWGSHGNVQPGPQLTISLGHEHDGHEYICNVSNPKSSETTTFTAKDCYPDESSSVPLAVGLAVLFLIIFVVLVLGIAYSCYRKRKACFAVKGDEESPPGSTKNVSDDHNTTAQVEEKEHLLPSSSSNQPPHTGLDGTTALGDGNSQNVNEAYQRDGKTNNGKAPPVRPRGALSPEAAKKEDPAVGLADSEEEKKSHQESSAAPEEPGSEQTTAQAEENSTPTDEAATDQQADRNKGYVDSVRRRFDPKFCEKS; encoded by the exons ATGGATCATCGGTATATTCTGGCCTGGTTCGTCTTTATCTTCTGCCGGG TTGATGGAGAGTCTCTATATGGACTGAAGGGGCTGAGTGTCAGCTTGAAGCCAGCCCTCCCTGACAAACCTGCGGACATCCTGTGGAAACATAATGGCAACAAAGCGGTAGAGTTTGGTGGATATGAGAATTATGTTTAcggcacatttaaaaacaggacCACTCTTGACTGGCACACTGCAGACATTGAAATCACTGACCTCAGATATGAAGACGGCGGAAACTATGAATTGGAAGCAACCATTAACAACAAGCTTCACCGGTCATCTAAGACATTGGTGGTCATAG ACACGGTTCCCAAGCCCACCATATCCTGTAAGATGAACAATGACAGCAGCTCTAAAAAATCTGGAACGCTGGAATGCTCTGCAGATTACAAACACAGTCAAACTCGATCCTTACTGAAGTTTGAGTGGGGATCACATGGAAATGTGCAGCCTGGTCCACAGTTAACAATATCTCTGGGGCATGAACATGATGGCCATGAATACATTTGTAATGTGAGCAACCCCAAGAGTAGTGAAACAACTACATTTACTGCAAAGGATTGCTACCCTG acGAAAGTTCATCTGTACCATTGGCTGTCGGCCTAGCCGTCctctttttaatcatttttgtgGTGTTGGTTTTGGGTATAGCATATAGCTGCTACAGGAAACGTAAAG CATGTTTTGCAGTGAAGGGAGATGAGGAGTCACCACCTGGTTCAACAAAAA atgtttcagacGATCATAACACGACTGCTCAGGTTGAAGAAAAAGAGcatcttcttccttcctcttcttcaaaTCAACCACCTCACACAG GTTTAGATGGAACGACTGCTCTGGGTGATGGAAATAGCCAAAATGTTAATGAAGCATATCAGCGAG atggGAAAACGAACAATGGCAAGGCTCCTCCTGTCCGTCCACGTGGTGCATTGTCTCCAgaagcagcaaagaaagaggacCCAGCTGTTGGATTGGCCgactcagaggaggagaaaaagtcTCATCAGGAATCCTCCGCTGCTCCTGAAGAGCCAG GGTCAGAGCAGACGACAGCTCAGGCTGAGGAAAATAGCACTCCTACTGACGAAGCAGCCACAGATCAGCAAGCAGACAGGAACAAAG GTTATGTCGACTCAGTGAGAAGGAGGTTTGATCCAAAATTTTGTGAAAAG agtTAA
- the LOC104940106 gene encoding lymphocyte function-associated antigen 3 isoform X4, with translation MDHRYILAWFVFIFCRVDGESLYGLKGLSVSLKPALPDKPADILWKHNGNKAVEFGGYENYVYGTFKNRTTLDWHTADIEITDLRYEDGGNYELEATINNKLHRSSKTLVVIDTVPKPTISCKMNNDSSSKKSGTLECSADYKHSQTRSLLKFEWGSHGNVQPGPQLTISLGHEHDGHEYICNVSNPKSSETTTFTAKDCYPDESSSVPLAVGLAVLFLIIFVVLVLGIAYSCYRKRKACFAVKGDEESPPGSTKNVSDDHNTTAQVEEKEHLLPSSSSNQPPHTGLDGTTALGDGNSQNVNEAYQRDGKTNNGKAPPVRPRGALSPEAAKKEDPAVGLADSEEEKKSHQESSAAPEEPGLETTLSESGGKINKGKAAPVPPCSELSPAEEEEPTE, from the exons ATGGATCATCGGTATATTCTGGCCTGGTTCGTCTTTATCTTCTGCCGGG TTGATGGAGAGTCTCTATATGGACTGAAGGGGCTGAGTGTCAGCTTGAAGCCAGCCCTCCCTGACAAACCTGCGGACATCCTGTGGAAACATAATGGCAACAAAGCGGTAGAGTTTGGTGGATATGAGAATTATGTTTAcggcacatttaaaaacaggacCACTCTTGACTGGCACACTGCAGACATTGAAATCACTGACCTCAGATATGAAGACGGCGGAAACTATGAATTGGAAGCAACCATTAACAACAAGCTTCACCGGTCATCTAAGACATTGGTGGTCATAG ACACGGTTCCCAAGCCCACCATATCCTGTAAGATGAACAATGACAGCAGCTCTAAAAAATCTGGAACGCTGGAATGCTCTGCAGATTACAAACACAGTCAAACTCGATCCTTACTGAAGTTTGAGTGGGGATCACATGGAAATGTGCAGCCTGGTCCACAGTTAACAATATCTCTGGGGCATGAACATGATGGCCATGAATACATTTGTAATGTGAGCAACCCCAAGAGTAGTGAAACAACTACATTTACTGCAAAGGATTGCTACCCTG acGAAAGTTCATCTGTACCATTGGCTGTCGGCCTAGCCGTCctctttttaatcatttttgtgGTGTTGGTTTTGGGTATAGCATATAGCTGCTACAGGAAACGTAAAG CATGTTTTGCAGTGAAGGGAGATGAGGAGTCACCACCTGGTTCAACAAAAA atgtttcagacGATCATAACACGACTGCTCAGGTTGAAGAAAAAGAGcatcttcttccttcctcttcttcaaaTCAACCACCTCACACAG GTTTAGATGGAACGACTGCTCTGGGTGATGGAAATAGCCAAAATGTTAATGAAGCATATCAGCGAG atggGAAAACGAACAATGGCAAGGCTCCTCCTGTCCGTCCACGTGGTGCATTGTCTCCAgaagcagcaaagaaagaggacCCAGCTGTTGGATTGGCCgactcagaggaggagaaaaagtcTCATCAGGAATCCTCCGCTGCTCCTGAAGAGCCAGGTTTGGAAACTACACTGTCTGAGTCAG gtgggAAAATTAACAAAGGCAAGGCTGCTCCTGTCCCTCCATGTAGTGAATTGTCTccggcagaggaagaggaaccCACAGAGTGA
- the LOC104940106 gene encoding lymphocyte function-associated antigen 3 isoform X2: MDHRYILAWFVFIFCRVDGESLYGLKGLSVSLKPALPDKPADILWKHNGNKAVEFGGYENYVYGTFKNRTTLDWHTADIEITDLRYEDGGNYELEATINNKLHRSSKTLVVIDTVPKPTISCKMNNDSSSKKSGTLECSADYKHSQTRSLLKFEWGSHGNVQPGPQLTISLGHEHDGHEYICNVSNPKSSETTTFTAKDCYPDESSSVPLAVGLAVLFLIIFVVLVLGIAYSCYRKRKACFAVKGDEESPPGSTKNVSDDHNTTAQVEEKEHLLPSSSSNQPPHTGLDGTTALGDGNSQNVNEAYQRDGKTNNGKAPPVRPRGALSPEAAKKEDPAVGLADSEEEKKSHQESSAAPEEPGLETTLSESGSEQTTAQAEENSTPTDEAATDQQADRNKGYVDSVRRRFDPKFCEKS; this comes from the exons ATGGATCATCGGTATATTCTGGCCTGGTTCGTCTTTATCTTCTGCCGGG TTGATGGAGAGTCTCTATATGGACTGAAGGGGCTGAGTGTCAGCTTGAAGCCAGCCCTCCCTGACAAACCTGCGGACATCCTGTGGAAACATAATGGCAACAAAGCGGTAGAGTTTGGTGGATATGAGAATTATGTTTAcggcacatttaaaaacaggacCACTCTTGACTGGCACACTGCAGACATTGAAATCACTGACCTCAGATATGAAGACGGCGGAAACTATGAATTGGAAGCAACCATTAACAACAAGCTTCACCGGTCATCTAAGACATTGGTGGTCATAG ACACGGTTCCCAAGCCCACCATATCCTGTAAGATGAACAATGACAGCAGCTCTAAAAAATCTGGAACGCTGGAATGCTCTGCAGATTACAAACACAGTCAAACTCGATCCTTACTGAAGTTTGAGTGGGGATCACATGGAAATGTGCAGCCTGGTCCACAGTTAACAATATCTCTGGGGCATGAACATGATGGCCATGAATACATTTGTAATGTGAGCAACCCCAAGAGTAGTGAAACAACTACATTTACTGCAAAGGATTGCTACCCTG acGAAAGTTCATCTGTACCATTGGCTGTCGGCCTAGCCGTCctctttttaatcatttttgtgGTGTTGGTTTTGGGTATAGCATATAGCTGCTACAGGAAACGTAAAG CATGTTTTGCAGTGAAGGGAGATGAGGAGTCACCACCTGGTTCAACAAAAA atgtttcagacGATCATAACACGACTGCTCAGGTTGAAGAAAAAGAGcatcttcttccttcctcttcttcaaaTCAACCACCTCACACAG GTTTAGATGGAACGACTGCTCTGGGTGATGGAAATAGCCAAAATGTTAATGAAGCATATCAGCGAG atggGAAAACGAACAATGGCAAGGCTCCTCCTGTCCGTCCACGTGGTGCATTGTCTCCAgaagcagcaaagaaagaggacCCAGCTGTTGGATTGGCCgactcagaggaggagaaaaagtcTCATCAGGAATCCTCCGCTGCTCCTGAAGAGCCAGGTTTGGAAACTACACTGTCTGAGTCAG GGTCAGAGCAGACGACAGCTCAGGCTGAGGAAAATAGCACTCCTACTGACGAAGCAGCCACAGATCAGCAAGCAGACAGGAACAAAG GTTATGTCGACTCAGTGAGAAGGAGGTTTGATCCAAAATTTTGTGAAAAG agtTAA
- the LOC104940106 gene encoding lymphocyte function-associated antigen 3 isoform X5, whose amino-acid sequence MDHRYILAWFVFIFCRVDGESLYGLKGLSVSLKPALPDKPADILWKHNGNKAVEFGGYENYVYGTFKNRTTLDWHTADIEITDLRYEDGGNYELEATINNKLHRSSKTLVVIDTVPKPTISCKMNNDSSSKKSGTLECSADYKHSQTRSLLKFEWGSHGNVQPGPQLTISLGHEHDGHEYICNVSNPKSSETTTFTAKDCYPDESSSVPLAVGLAVLFLIIFVVLVLGIAYSCYRKRKACFAVKGDEESPPGSTKNVSDDHNTTAQVEEKEHLLPSSSSNQPPHTGLDGTTALGDGNSQNVNEAYQRDGKTNNGKAPPVRPRGALSPEAAKKEDPAVGLADSEEEKKSHQESSAAPEEPGLETTLSESGSEQTTAQAEENSTPTDEAQQIHPLI is encoded by the exons ATGGATCATCGGTATATTCTGGCCTGGTTCGTCTTTATCTTCTGCCGGG TTGATGGAGAGTCTCTATATGGACTGAAGGGGCTGAGTGTCAGCTTGAAGCCAGCCCTCCCTGACAAACCTGCGGACATCCTGTGGAAACATAATGGCAACAAAGCGGTAGAGTTTGGTGGATATGAGAATTATGTTTAcggcacatttaaaaacaggacCACTCTTGACTGGCACACTGCAGACATTGAAATCACTGACCTCAGATATGAAGACGGCGGAAACTATGAATTGGAAGCAACCATTAACAACAAGCTTCACCGGTCATCTAAGACATTGGTGGTCATAG ACACGGTTCCCAAGCCCACCATATCCTGTAAGATGAACAATGACAGCAGCTCTAAAAAATCTGGAACGCTGGAATGCTCTGCAGATTACAAACACAGTCAAACTCGATCCTTACTGAAGTTTGAGTGGGGATCACATGGAAATGTGCAGCCTGGTCCACAGTTAACAATATCTCTGGGGCATGAACATGATGGCCATGAATACATTTGTAATGTGAGCAACCCCAAGAGTAGTGAAACAACTACATTTACTGCAAAGGATTGCTACCCTG acGAAAGTTCATCTGTACCATTGGCTGTCGGCCTAGCCGTCctctttttaatcatttttgtgGTGTTGGTTTTGGGTATAGCATATAGCTGCTACAGGAAACGTAAAG CATGTTTTGCAGTGAAGGGAGATGAGGAGTCACCACCTGGTTCAACAAAAA atgtttcagacGATCATAACACGACTGCTCAGGTTGAAGAAAAAGAGcatcttcttccttcctcttcttcaaaTCAACCACCTCACACAG GTTTAGATGGAACGACTGCTCTGGGTGATGGAAATAGCCAAAATGTTAATGAAGCATATCAGCGAG atggGAAAACGAACAATGGCAAGGCTCCTCCTGTCCGTCCACGTGGTGCATTGTCTCCAgaagcagcaaagaaagaggacCCAGCTGTTGGATTGGCCgactcagaggaggagaaaaagtcTCATCAGGAATCCTCCGCTGCTCCTGAAGAGCCAGGTTTGGAAACTACACTGTCTGAGTCAG GGTCAGAGCAGACGACAGCGCAGGCTGAGGAAAATAGCACTCCTACTGACGAAGCACAGCAAATCCACCCCCTGATATGA
- the LOC104940106 gene encoding lymphocyte function-associated antigen 3 isoform X6: MDHRYILAWFVFIFCRVDGESLYGLKGLSVSLKPALPDKPADILWKHNGNKAVEFGGYENYVYGTFKNRTTLDWHTADIEITDLRYEDGGNYELEATINNKLHRSSKTLVVIDTVPKPTISCKMNNDSSSKKSGTLECSADYKHSQTRSLLKFEWGSHGNVQPGPQLTISLGHEHDGHEYICNVSNPKSSETTTFTAKDCYPDESSSVPLAVGLAVLFLIIFVVLVLGIAYSCYRKRKACFAVKGDEESPPGSTKNVSDDHNTTAQVEEKEHLLPSSSSNQPPHTGLDGTTALGDGNSQNVNEAYQRDGKTNNGKAPPVRPRGALSPEAAKKEDPAVGLADSEEEKKSHQESSAAPEEPGGKINKGKAAPVPPCSELSPAEEEEPTE; this comes from the exons ATGGATCATCGGTATATTCTGGCCTGGTTCGTCTTTATCTTCTGCCGGG TTGATGGAGAGTCTCTATATGGACTGAAGGGGCTGAGTGTCAGCTTGAAGCCAGCCCTCCCTGACAAACCTGCGGACATCCTGTGGAAACATAATGGCAACAAAGCGGTAGAGTTTGGTGGATATGAGAATTATGTTTAcggcacatttaaaaacaggacCACTCTTGACTGGCACACTGCAGACATTGAAATCACTGACCTCAGATATGAAGACGGCGGAAACTATGAATTGGAAGCAACCATTAACAACAAGCTTCACCGGTCATCTAAGACATTGGTGGTCATAG ACACGGTTCCCAAGCCCACCATATCCTGTAAGATGAACAATGACAGCAGCTCTAAAAAATCTGGAACGCTGGAATGCTCTGCAGATTACAAACACAGTCAAACTCGATCCTTACTGAAGTTTGAGTGGGGATCACATGGAAATGTGCAGCCTGGTCCACAGTTAACAATATCTCTGGGGCATGAACATGATGGCCATGAATACATTTGTAATGTGAGCAACCCCAAGAGTAGTGAAACAACTACATTTACTGCAAAGGATTGCTACCCTG acGAAAGTTCATCTGTACCATTGGCTGTCGGCCTAGCCGTCctctttttaatcatttttgtgGTGTTGGTTTTGGGTATAGCATATAGCTGCTACAGGAAACGTAAAG CATGTTTTGCAGTGAAGGGAGATGAGGAGTCACCACCTGGTTCAACAAAAA atgtttcagacGATCATAACACGACTGCTCAGGTTGAAGAAAAAGAGcatcttcttccttcctcttcttcaaaTCAACCACCTCACACAG GTTTAGATGGAACGACTGCTCTGGGTGATGGAAATAGCCAAAATGTTAATGAAGCATATCAGCGAG atggGAAAACGAACAATGGCAAGGCTCCTCCTGTCCGTCCACGTGGTGCATTGTCTCCAgaagcagcaaagaaagaggacCCAGCTGTTGGATTGGCCgactcagaggaggagaaaaagtcTCATCAGGAATCCTCCGCTGCTCCTGAAGAGCCAG gtgggAAAATTAACAAAGGCAAGGCTGCTCCTGTCCCTCCATGTAGTGAATTGTCTccggcagaggaagaggaaccCACAGAGTGA